In Streptomyces nodosus, one DNA window encodes the following:
- a CDS encoding FUSC family protein: MRDTPGHSVPGRLPAWLRTHDPELTATRRAVRTALVVPSLFALCGRGFGSPAMATFAAFAAFSMLLLVEFTGPMAERLRAQLGLSVAWAVLVCLGTLVSRETWLAVAAMIVVGFLILFSGVVSSVLAGAATALLLAFVLAVTSPAPPSALPERLAGAGLASAAGLLAISLLWPRPAADPLCAPASRVCRAAAAQLRTDAARLTGGPDAPSARRCRAAAEETATAAVDLRHAFDTTPYRPTGLSTGSRALVRLVDELTWLSAVVADSAAPHESRPACDPAARAVRRAAAEVLDRAAELLGAPHGPPDPLHSASAQLRADLARMEQSATTRLSVHRAGPGARPVVQAFLGTLDLSFRAQELGFVTLQIAGNVDLAASAERRSWPEWLLGHEPGTLGSPLAAAQERAAAHLEPHSVWLHNSLRGALGLGIAVALADLTGVQRSFWVLLGTLSVLRSNALNTGEKALRALSGTIAGSVVGAGLLHLVGHHGTLLWLLLPLTVLIAGIAPAAISFTAGQAAFTVNLVILFTIGHTPNWHLALLRVQDIALGCAVSVLVGLLFWPRGAAAAVDRALAAAYSDSARYLAGAVEFAVGRCGPDPAPADTPVQRGRRAAAAARRLDDAFRSYLAERGPKPAPLADMTTLVTGVVGLRLAGDAVLGLWRHHGEQRTETDPTDARLALLSAAGRVCDWYRDLAAGLIGHTAVPDPLPPRPAADARLVESLRHDLSDGRGRATATSVRIIWTGDHLDAARRLQPALAAAARAGDGTAGSRPAVGTRSGRGAF, translated from the coding sequence GTGAGGGACACACCCGGCCACAGCGTGCCCGGACGGCTCCCGGCATGGCTGCGTACCCACGATCCGGAGCTGACGGCGACCCGCCGGGCCGTGCGCACCGCGCTGGTGGTGCCCTCCCTGTTCGCCCTGTGCGGGCGGGGGTTCGGCTCCCCGGCGATGGCGACCTTCGCGGCGTTCGCGGCGTTCTCGATGCTGCTGCTGGTGGAGTTCACCGGGCCGATGGCAGAGCGGCTGCGGGCACAGCTGGGGCTCTCGGTGGCCTGGGCTGTGCTCGTCTGCCTCGGCACGCTCGTCTCCCGTGAGACCTGGCTCGCCGTGGCCGCCATGATCGTGGTCGGCTTTCTGATCCTCTTCTCGGGTGTGGTCAGCTCCGTCCTCGCGGGGGCGGCGACCGCGCTGCTGCTGGCCTTCGTCCTGGCGGTCACCTCCCCCGCGCCGCCGTCGGCACTGCCGGAGCGGCTGGCCGGGGCGGGGCTCGCCTCCGCCGCCGGCCTGCTCGCGATCTCCCTGTTGTGGCCCCGGCCCGCGGCGGATCCGCTCTGTGCGCCCGCCTCCCGTGTCTGCCGGGCGGCCGCGGCGCAGCTGCGCACCGACGCGGCCCGGCTGACCGGGGGTCCGGACGCGCCGAGCGCCCGGCGGTGCCGTGCCGCCGCCGAGGAGACCGCCACCGCGGCGGTGGATCTGCGTCACGCCTTCGACACCACTCCCTACCGGCCCACCGGGCTGTCCACCGGCTCCCGCGCCCTGGTCCGGCTGGTCGACGAACTCACCTGGCTCAGCGCCGTCGTGGCCGACAGTGCGGCTCCGCACGAGAGCCGCCCGGCCTGCGATCCCGCGGCGCGTGCCGTCCGCCGGGCGGCGGCCGAGGTGCTGGACCGGGCGGCCGAGCTGCTGGGCGCCCCGCACGGCCCGCCGGACCCGCTGCACTCCGCCTCGGCACAGCTGCGCGCGGATCTGGCGCGCATGGAGCAGAGCGCCACCACCCGGTTGTCCGTGCACCGTGCGGGGCCGGGCGCCCGGCCGGTGGTCCAGGCCTTCCTCGGCACCCTGGATCTGTCGTTCCGCGCCCAGGAGCTGGGCTTCGTGACGCTCCAGATCGCGGGCAACGTGGATCTGGCCGCGTCCGCCGAGCGGCGCAGCTGGCCGGAGTGGCTGCTGGGACACGAGCCGGGCACACTGGGCTCCCCGCTGGCGGCGGCCCAGGAGCGGGCGGCGGCCCACCTCGAGCCGCATTCGGTCTGGCTGCACAACAGCCTGCGCGGTGCGCTCGGCCTCGGTATCGCGGTGGCCCTGGCAGATCTGACCGGGGTTCAGCGTTCGTTCTGGGTGCTCCTGGGCACCCTGTCCGTGCTGCGTTCGAACGCGCTCAACACCGGTGAGAAGGCGCTGCGCGCCCTGAGCGGGACAATCGCGGGTTCCGTCGTCGGCGCCGGGCTGCTGCATCTCGTCGGACACCACGGCACCCTGCTCTGGCTGCTGCTGCCGCTCACCGTGCTGATCGCCGGCATCGCTCCCGCCGCGATCTCCTTCACCGCGGGTCAGGCGGCCTTCACCGTCAACCTCGTCATCCTGTTCACCATCGGCCACACCCCCAACTGGCACCTCGCCCTCCTGCGGGTCCAGGACATCGCCCTCGGCTGTGCGGTGAGTGTGCTGGTGGGGCTGCTCTTCTGGCCGCGCGGCGCCGCGGCGGCGGTGGACCGGGCCCTGGCCGCGGCGTACTCGGACAGTGCCCGGTATCTGGCGGGCGCGGTGGAATTCGCCGTCGGCCGCTGCGGACCCGACCCTGCGCCGGCCGACACTCCCGTGCAAAGGGGCCGCCGGGCCGCCGCCGCGGCGCGTCGGCTCGACGACGCCTTCCGCAGCTATCTCGCCGAACGCGGTCCGAAGCCCGCGCCGCTGGCGGACATGACCACTCTGGTCACGGGTGTCGTGGGGCTGCGGCTGGCCGGGGACGCCGTGCTGGGGCTGTGGCGGCACCACGGCGAACAGCGCACCGAGACCGACCCCACCGATGCCCGGCTCGCGCTGCTGAGTGCGGCGGGCCGGGTGTGCGACTGGTACCGGGACCTGGCCGCCGGTCTGATCGGGCACACCGCCGTCCCGGATCCGCTCCCGCCGCGTCCGGCGGCCGACGCCCGGCTGGTCGAATCCCTGCGGCACGACCTGAGCGACGGCCGCGGCAGGGCGACCGCCACATCCGTGCGCATCATCTGGACGGGCGACCACCTCGATGCCGCCCGCCGTCTCCAGCCCGCTCTGGCCGCCGCGGCCCGGGCGGGCGACGGCACGGCCGGCTCCCGGCCGGCCGTCGGCACCCGGTCCGGCAGGGGAGCCTTCTAA
- a CDS encoding NlpC/P60 family protein, with translation MGAGEGAGASLLDRLPEGFRTVPHVGFRFPGSAAVAGRPGLADGANCQLFAYEVLRHFGLTVPALRSSDLWADTRATLRVPVPRPLDLLLFNATDDAYGAHLGVWAGEDQVLHLCAEVGRPAVWDLGDFAARERYAVLVGVKRVIGSLGIR, from the coding sequence ATGGGTGCCGGGGAGGGTGCCGGGGCGTCCTTGCTCGATCGTCTGCCGGAGGGCTTCCGGACGGTTCCCCATGTGGGTTTCCGCTTTCCGGGATCGGCGGCGGTGGCCGGGCGTCCGGGACTGGCGGACGGCGCGAACTGCCAGTTGTTCGCCTACGAGGTCCTGCGGCACTTCGGTCTGACCGTCCCCGCCCTGCGTTCGAGCGACCTGTGGGCCGACACCCGGGCCACCCTGCGGGTGCCGGTTCCCAGGCCGCTGGACCTGTTGCTGTTCAACGCGACCGACGACGCCTACGGCGCCCATCTGGGGGTGTGGGCGGGCGAGGACCAGGTGCTGCATCTGTGCGCGGAGGTCGGCCGTCCGGCGGTCTGGGACCTGGGGGACTTCGCCGCGCGAGAGCGCTATGCGGTCCTGGTCGGCGTCAAGCGGGTGATCGGCTCCCTGGGCATACGGTGA
- a CDS encoding DMT family transporter: MIVLAAVFAVTGAASNAMGTAFQRKAASTVAQGGGLRLLVELAHRPAWVIGVGGVAGAAMFQALALVNGPMALVQPLFVLELPFALMIAAPLMHRRMPTSVWWSIAGVVTGLALVLAAAAPSGARDQASMVRWVPVLACCLGAMAVAVVVARPGRPPLFRAAVLATASAIGNALTAAMLKSATGIFAGQGLVAFLTAWQTYGFALTGVAAVLLLENALQAGWLAASQPALTIGDATVSLVLAVALFEERIRMGWWLLPEVVGVGFIVWGVVMLSRAVPAVHGATDHGGMTADRHPE, from the coding sequence GTGATCGTACTCGCCGCGGTGTTCGCCGTTACCGGTGCCGCCAGCAATGCGATGGGCACCGCGTTCCAGCGCAAGGCGGCGTCCACGGTCGCGCAGGGCGGCGGTCTGCGGCTCCTGGTGGAACTGGCGCACCGTCCCGCCTGGGTGATCGGTGTGGGCGGGGTGGCCGGCGCCGCGATGTTCCAGGCGCTGGCCCTGGTGAACGGTCCGATGGCCCTGGTGCAGCCGCTCTTCGTCCTGGAGCTGCCCTTCGCCCTGATGATCGCCGCCCCGCTGATGCACCGGCGCATGCCGACCTCGGTCTGGTGGTCGATCGCCGGGGTGGTCACGGGGCTCGCGCTGGTCCTGGCGGCCGCCGCCCCGTCCGGCGCGCGGGACCAGGCGTCCATGGTGCGGTGGGTCCCGGTGCTGGCGTGCTGTCTCGGGGCCATGGCGGTGGCCGTCGTCGTGGCCCGCCCGGGGCGGCCGCCTCTGTTCCGGGCCGCCGTGCTGGCCACGGCCTCGGCCATCGGCAACGCCCTCACCGCGGCGATGCTGAAGTCGGCCACGGGCATCTTCGCCGGCCAGGGCCTCGTCGCCTTCCTGACGGCCTGGCAGACCTATGGGTTCGCGCTCACCGGTGTCGCCGCCGTACTGCTGCTGGAGAACGCTCTTCAGGCGGGCTGGCTGGCCGCGTCCCAGCCGGCGCTGACCATCGGTGACGCCACGGTGAGCCTGGTGCTGGCCGTCGCGCTGTTCGAGGAGAGGATCCGGATGGGCTGGTGGCTGCTGCCGGAGGTGGTCGGGGTCGGGTTCATCGTGTGGGGCGTGGTGATGCTGAGCCGGGCGGTGCCCGCCGTCCACGGGGCGACGGACCACGGGGGCATGACGGCCGATCGCCACCCGGAGTAG
- a CDS encoding Lrp/AsnC family transcriptional regulator has product MDEIDRAILRELQTDGRIAYADLGPRVGLSASAARQRLQRLVDSRVVQVVGVTDPMRMGGQAMALLGVTVDGDPRAVADQLAAHQEVVYSVLTSGGFDLFVEVVCAGPRELLDFVNDVVAAAEGVERVRSFPYFGIHTHRFLWNVG; this is encoded by the coding sequence GTGGACGAGATCGACCGGGCCATTCTGCGCGAGCTGCAGACCGACGGCCGTATCGCCTACGCGGACCTCGGCCCCCGGGTCGGCCTGTCGGCCTCCGCGGCCCGGCAGCGACTGCAACGACTCGTGGACTCCAGGGTCGTCCAGGTGGTCGGGGTCACCGATCCGATGCGGATGGGCGGCCAGGCGATGGCCCTGCTCGGCGTCACCGTGGACGGTGATCCACGGGCCGTCGCCGACCAGTTGGCCGCCCACCAGGAAGTGGTCTACTCGGTGCTGACGTCGGGCGGGTTCGACCTGTTCGTCGAGGTCGTCTGCGCCGGGCCGCGGGAGCTGCTCGACTTCGTCAACGATGTGGTCGCGGCGGCGGAGGGCGTCGAGCGAGTGAGGTCGTTCCCGTACTTCGGCATCCACACCCATCGGTTCCTGTGGAACGTGGGATAG
- a CDS encoding transaminase yields MDRARLRQLLARESAEAERQNPRSRTAYESADHLFGRVPMTWMNKTAGAFPRYLATARGARVTDVDGHEYIDFCLGDTGAMAGHSPEAVAEAVQLRFGELGGATAMLPTEDAEWVGAELTRRFGLTRWSFSLTATDANRWAIRLARAVTGRSKILVNSYCYHGSVDESLIVVGSDGHGTARPGNVGAPCDVTLTSRVAEFNDLEQLERELSHGDVAAVLMEPALTNIGIVLPEPGYLEGVRELTRRHGTLLINDETHTFSAGPGGCTAAWELEPDMLTIGKAIGGGIPVGAYGLSAELAETLLDREDLDLVDMGGVGGTLAGNALSIAATRATLEHVLTAEAFTRMDGLSQRFEAGVLAAVERWNLPWSVSRLGARTEYRFANPAPRNGTESAAASDAELEDYLHLYLANRGLLLTPFHNMALMCPATVDKDVDTHTELFDAALAELAG; encoded by the coding sequence ATGGATCGCGCCCGACTGCGCCAGCTCCTCGCCCGTGAGAGTGCCGAGGCCGAGCGACAGAACCCGCGTTCGCGGACCGCCTATGAAAGCGCCGACCATCTCTTCGGCCGGGTGCCGATGACCTGGATGAACAAGACCGCGGGCGCGTTCCCGCGCTATCTCGCCACCGCCCGGGGCGCCCGGGTCACCGACGTCGACGGCCATGAGTACATCGACTTCTGTCTCGGTGACACCGGCGCGATGGCCGGGCACTCCCCGGAGGCGGTGGCCGAGGCCGTGCAGCTGCGGTTCGGCGAGCTGGGCGGAGCGACGGCGATGCTGCCCACCGAGGACGCGGAGTGGGTCGGCGCGGAGCTGACCCGTCGGTTCGGGCTGACGCGCTGGAGCTTCTCGCTGACCGCGACCGACGCCAACCGATGGGCGATCCGGCTCGCCCGGGCGGTCACCGGCCGCTCGAAGATCCTGGTGAACAGCTACTGCTACCACGGCAGCGTCGACGAGTCCTTGATCGTGGTGGGGTCCGACGGGCACGGGACCGCACGGCCCGGCAACGTCGGTGCGCCCTGTGACGTCACCCTGACCAGCCGGGTCGCCGAGTTCAACGACCTCGAGCAGCTCGAACGTGAGCTCTCGCACGGTGATGTGGCCGCCGTACTGATGGAGCCCGCGCTCACCAACATCGGCATCGTGCTGCCCGAGCCGGGCTATCTGGAGGGCGTGCGCGAGCTGACCCGGCGCCACGGCACCCTGCTCATCAACGACGAGACGCACACCTTCTCGGCGGGTCCGGGCGGCTGCACCGCCGCCTGGGAGCTGGAGCCGGACATGCTCACCATCGGCAAGGCGATCGGCGGCGGCATCCCGGTGGGCGCCTACGGTCTGTCCGCCGAGCTGGCGGAGACGCTGCTGGACCGCGAGGACCTGGACCTCGTCGACATGGGAGGCGTCGGAGGCACCCTGGCGGGCAACGCGCTGTCGATCGCCGCGACCCGCGCCACCCTCGAACACGTCCTCACCGCCGAGGCGTTCACCAGGATGGACGGGCTGTCGCAGCGGTTCGAGGCCGGAGTGCTGGCCGCCGTCGAGCGCTGGAACCTGCCGTGGTCGGTCAGCCGGCTCGGCGCCCGCACCGAGTACCGCTTCGCGAACCCCGCCCCGCGCAACGGCACCGAGTCCGCGGCCGCTTCCGACGCCGAGCTCGAGGACTACCTCCACCTCTATCTGGCCAACCGGGGCCTGCTGCTGACCCCGTTCCACAACATGGCGCTGATGTGCCCGGCCACCGTGGACAAGGACGTCGACACCCACACCGAGCTCTTCGACGCGGCACTGGCGGAACTGGCCGGCTGA
- a CDS encoding DUF397 domain-containing protein, with protein MTSVPNGVRAGALDARWIKSRHSNAEGNCVEVAALADGAIAVRNSRDPEGPALVYTSAEVRAFLAGAKEGEFDHLV; from the coding sequence GTGACTTCGGTGCCGAACGGAGTGCGGGCGGGCGCGCTGGACGCCCGCTGGATCAAGAGCCGGCACAGCAATGCCGAGGGAAACTGCGTGGAGGTGGCCGCCCTGGCCGACGGGGCGATCGCGGTACGCAACTCCCGTGACCCGGAGGGACCCGCGCTCGTCTACACCTCCGCCGAGGTGAGGGCCTTCCTGGCGGGCGCCAAGGAGGGGGAGTTCGACCATCTGGTGTGA
- a CDS encoding helix-turn-helix domain-containing protein, with amino-acid sequence MSAASHRVSRLEPYLSRSEPAPTLLKMLVGVQLAGIREEAGLSQEQAARAAGFSAAKLSRIEAGKGRRPPAEADVRALLELYGADGHEASVLVALLQRAGEPGWWQRYDKRLMPEWFDRLVGLQEAAEAIRTFEIQYVPGLLQTRAYARAVVERGLPTASAAEAERRVELRMRRRELLLRPDAPRLWAIVDESVLLRVLGGAEVMREQLEHLVETARLPHVTVQIVPLDVTNASAPAIPVTYLRFGGLDLPDIVYLEHIRSAHFLEDREETEEYRVVLDRLADEALDPRASMALLRRTLKERYATR; translated from the coding sequence ATGTCCGCCGCATCGCACCGCGTCTCCCGCCTGGAGCCCTATCTCAGCCGGTCGGAGCCCGCTCCGACGCTGCTGAAGATGCTGGTCGGGGTGCAGTTGGCCGGGATCCGCGAGGAGGCCGGCCTCTCCCAGGAACAGGCGGCACGGGCCGCCGGGTTCAGCGCGGCTAAGCTGTCGCGCATCGAGGCCGGCAAGGGCCGCAGACCGCCCGCGGAAGCCGATGTCCGGGCGCTGCTGGAGCTGTACGGCGCCGATGGCCACGAGGCCTCGGTCCTGGTCGCGCTGCTGCAGCGGGCGGGTGAGCCGGGGTGGTGGCAGCGCTATGACAAGCGGCTGATGCCGGAGTGGTTCGACCGTCTGGTCGGATTGCAGGAGGCGGCCGAGGCGATCCGCACCTTCGAGATCCAGTACGTCCCCGGTCTGTTGCAGACCCGGGCCTATGCCCGGGCCGTGGTGGAGCGCGGTCTGCCCACGGCGTCCGCGGCCGAGGCGGAGCGCCGGGTGGAACTACGTATGCGGCGGCGGGAGTTGCTGCTGCGCCCGGACGCTCCCCGGCTGTGGGCGATCGTCGACGAATCGGTCCTGCTGCGGGTGCTGGGCGGGGCCGAGGTGATGCGCGAGCAGCTGGAGCATCTGGTGGAGACGGCCCGGCTTCCCCATGTCACGGTGCAGATCGTCCCGTTGGACGTGACCAATGCGTCGGCTCCGGCGATCCCCGTCACCTATCTGCGCTTCGGCGGCCTCGATCTGCCCGACATCGTCTATCTGGAGCACATCCGAAGCGCCCACTTCCTGGAGGACCGGGAGGAGACGGAGGAGTACCGGGTGGTGCTGGACCGGCTCGCCGACGAGGCCCTGGACCCCCGTGCGTCGATGGCCCTGCTCCGCAGGACGCTGAAAGAGCGCTACGCCACCCGGTGA
- a CDS encoding SAM-dependent methyltransferase gives MQSGRQVSTSIDATVPTAARMYDHYLGGKDNYAADRAACEELDRVVPSTRALALNNRRFLQRVVRTLTQDHGIRQFLDHGSGLPTQDNVHQVAQRVDPTAHVMYVDIDPMVLVHGRALLEQDERTAVIQADMRHTEEIFSHAETRRLIDFSQPVAVLFNSVMHCIPDSETDGPPALVRRVAERLAPGSFMVLCQLVSEDPEVRDFVTGFMDQATQGNWGRVRRQSDVAAWFEGMEILEPGLVEVSTWRPDSEVAPRQLTQEWIEFGGVGRIR, from the coding sequence ATGCAGTCTGGCAGGCAGGTCTCCACATCCATCGACGCCACGGTGCCGACGGCCGCCCGTATGTACGACCACTACCTGGGCGGCAAGGACAACTACGCGGCCGACCGGGCGGCCTGCGAGGAGCTGGACAGGGTCGTGCCCAGCACCCGTGCCCTCGCCCTGAACAACCGGCGCTTTCTGCAACGGGTGGTGCGGACGCTGACGCAGGACCACGGGATCCGGCAGTTCCTCGACCATGGATCCGGCCTGCCCACCCAGGACAATGTCCACCAGGTCGCCCAGCGCGTGGACCCCACCGCCCATGTGATGTACGTGGACATCGACCCGATGGTCCTGGTGCACGGCCGGGCCCTGCTGGAGCAGGACGAGCGCACCGCCGTCATCCAGGCGGACATGCGGCACACGGAAGAGATCTTCTCCCATGCCGAGACCCGGCGCCTGATCGACTTCTCCCAGCCGGTGGCGGTGCTCTTCAACTCGGTGATGCACTGCATTCCCGACAGCGAGACCGACGGGCCGCCCGCCCTGGTCCGCCGGGTCGCCGAACGGCTCGCGCCCGGCAGCTTCATGGTGCTGTGTCAGCTGGTCAGCGAGGACCCCGAGGTCCGCGACTTCGTCACCGGCTTCATGGACCAGGCGACCCAGGGCAACTGGGGGCGGGTACGGCGGCAGAGCGATGTCGCGGCCTGGTTCGAGGGCATGGAGATCCTGGAACCGGGTCTGGTGGAGGTGTCCACCTGGCGACCGGACTCCGAGGTGGCTCCGCGCCAACTCACCCAGGAATGGATCGAGTTCGGCGGAGTCGGCCGGATCCGCTGA
- a CDS encoding SGNH/GDSL hydrolase family protein codes for MVAASVLALSLVTTSGVVGAAERHTDTPAAASRADRGWVDTWTAMPQLTEPGNMPPEPFTGRDSVLVDTTLRQTVHVTAGGSRIRLRFSNAFGTTALPITRVSVALPLNGRAGVDAIQPATTRQVTFSGRQSVTVPAGAQMVSDPLDFTLRPGSNLTVTAYLATGQQSLDLTSHPGSRTTSYLVTGDHTRDKDLPGATPVDHWYLLSDVEVVPGRAGAAAAVLGDSLTDGRGSTTNGNDRWPDQLYDRFRTGSGTAGLAVLNQAAGGNRVLNDGLGPNALARLDRDILAHSGVDWLIVFEGVNDIGTAPATAKDQRAVADDLIAAYEQIIVRAHAQDIQVYGATLLPFGGNEGYDDPAGLREATRRTVNNWIRTSGRFDAVLDFDRAVRDPSDVRRLSPGLQVGDWLHLTPEGYRKLAAAVPLQLFRTAKTS; via the coding sequence CTGGTCGCCGCGAGCGTCCTCGCGCTCTCGCTCGTCACCACGTCGGGCGTGGTCGGCGCCGCGGAACGGCACACCGACACCCCTGCCGCCGCCTCCCGGGCCGACCGCGGCTGGGTCGACACCTGGACGGCGATGCCGCAGCTCACGGAGCCCGGCAACATGCCGCCCGAGCCCTTCACGGGCCGGGACTCCGTCCTGGTGGACACCACTCTGCGGCAGACGGTGCATGTCACCGCCGGAGGCTCCCGGATCCGGCTCCGCTTCTCCAACGCCTTCGGCACCACCGCGCTGCCGATCACCCGGGTGTCCGTGGCGCTGCCGCTGAACGGCCGGGCGGGCGTCGACGCGATCCAGCCGGCCACGACACGGCAGGTGACGTTCTCCGGGCGGCAGTCGGTCACCGTCCCGGCCGGGGCCCAGATGGTGTCCGACCCCCTCGACTTCACCCTGCGGCCCGGTTCCAATCTGACGGTGACGGCCTATCTGGCCACCGGGCAGCAGTCTCTCGACCTCACCTCCCACCCGGGTTCCCGCACCACCTCGTACCTGGTGACGGGCGACCACACCCGGGACAAGGACCTGCCCGGGGCCACCCCGGTGGACCACTGGTATCTGCTCAGCGACGTCGAGGTCGTCCCCGGCCGCGCCGGCGCGGCCGCCGCGGTCCTCGGTGACTCCCTCACGGACGGCCGGGGTTCCACCACCAACGGCAACGACCGCTGGCCCGACCAGCTCTACGACCGTTTCCGGACCGGCTCCGGCACCGCGGGCCTCGCGGTCCTCAACCAGGCGGCCGGCGGCAACCGGGTGCTCAACGACGGGCTCGGCCCGAACGCCCTCGCCCGCCTCGACCGTGACATCCTCGCGCACAGCGGCGTCGACTGGCTGATCGTCTTCGAGGGCGTCAACGACATCGGCACGGCCCCGGCCACCGCCAAGGACCAGCGAGCCGTCGCCGACGACCTGATCGCCGCCTATGAGCAGATCATCGTCCGCGCCCATGCCCAGGACATCCAGGTGTACGGCGCCACCCTGCTGCCGTTCGGCGGCAACGAAGGCTACGACGATCCGGCCGGGCTGCGGGAGGCCACCCGGCGGACGGTCAACAACTGGATCCGCACCAGCGGCCGTTTCGACGCGGTCCTCGACTTCGACCGCGCGGTCCGCGACCCCTCCGACGTCCGGCGGCTGAGCCCCGGCCTCCAGGTGGGGGACTGGCTGCACCTCACCCCGGAGGGCTACCGCAAGCTGGCCGCCGCGGTGCCCCTCCAGCTCTTCCGCACGGCGAAGACCTCATAG
- a CDS encoding VOC family protein, which yields MALEWEQIIVDSADPVALGRWWAEALGWVVVDESEEIIEIRPEPDRMPGLLFVPVPEGKTSKNRLHPDFRPDDQEAEVTRLLSLGARRADTVQDEQHWVTLLDPEGNEFCVLSERKS from the coding sequence ATGGCACTGGAATGGGAACAGATCATCGTCGACTCCGCCGACCCCGTCGCTCTCGGGCGCTGGTGGGCCGAGGCTCTCGGCTGGGTGGTGGTCGACGAATCCGAGGAGATCATCGAGATCCGGCCTGAACCGGACCGGATGCCGGGGCTGCTCTTCGTGCCTGTCCCCGAGGGCAAGACGTCGAAGAACCGGCTCCACCCCGACTTCCGCCCCGACGACCAGGAGGCCGAGGTCACCCGGCTGCTCTCCCTCGGCGCCCGGCGTGCCGACACCGTGCAGGACGAGCAGCACTGGGTGACCCTCCTCGACCCGGAGGGCAACGAGTTCTGCGTACTGAGTGAGCGGAAGAGCTGA
- a CDS encoding pectate lyase family protein: MRTVPSRTPSRRGVLTAAASVALAVTVGLALPQSAGAAESAPIGFGAGTTGGGSASAVTVSTLDAFKSAVTGSSAKVVKVNGLISLSGQVDIGANTTVLGVGSSSGFTGGGLRLKNVSNVVVRNLNLSKAVGTDSITVQASTKVWIDHNTLSSDRDHGKDYYDGLVDVSHGSDYVTVSWNVFKDHYKGSLVGHSDNNASEDTGHLRVTYHHNYFDNVNSRIPSLRFGTGHFYDNYVVGAETAVHSRMGAQMLVENNVFRSTKVAVTTNRDSKVDGYANLTGNDLGGATTEISQVGTFTKAPYSYTAEPASSVVTSVTSGAGTGKL; the protein is encoded by the coding sequence ATGCGTACCGTGCCCTCACGTACACCTTCCCGCCGAGGAGTTCTCACGGCTGCGGCCTCGGTCGCCCTCGCCGTCACCGTCGGGCTCGCCCTGCCGCAGTCCGCCGGTGCGGCCGAGTCCGCTCCGATCGGGTTCGGCGCGGGGACGACCGGCGGCGGCAGCGCCTCCGCCGTCACCGTCTCCACGCTCGACGCCTTCAAGTCCGCCGTCACCGGCAGCTCGGCCAAGGTGGTCAAGGTCAACGGACTGATCTCGCTGAGCGGTCAGGTCGACATCGGCGCCAACACCACGGTCCTGGGCGTCGGTTCGTCCTCCGGATTCACCGGCGGCGGACTGCGGCTGAAGAACGTGTCCAATGTCGTCGTCCGCAACCTGAACCTCAGCAAGGCCGTCGGCACGGACTCCATCACCGTGCAGGCCTCGACCAAGGTGTGGATCGACCACAACACGCTGTCGTCCGACCGCGACCACGGCAAGGACTACTACGACGGGCTGGTCGACGTCAGCCACGGCTCCGACTACGTCACCGTGTCCTGGAACGTCTTCAAGGACCACTACAAGGGCTCGCTCGTGGGCCACAGCGACAACAACGCGAGCGAGGACACCGGGCATCTGCGGGTGACGTACCACCACAACTACTTCGACAACGTCAACTCACGGATCCCCAGCCTGCGTTTCGGCACCGGGCACTTCTACGACAACTATGTCGTCGGGGCCGAGACCGCCGTGCACTCGCGGATGGGCGCCCAGATGCTCGTCGAGAACAACGTCTTCCGCAGCACCAAGGTCGCCGTGACGACCAACCGGGACAGCAAGGTGGACGGCTACGCGAATCTGACGGGCAACGACCTCGGCGGGGCCACGACCGAGATCTCCCAGGTGGGCACCTTCACCAAGGCGCCCTACAGCTACACCGCCGAGCCCGCCTCCTCCGTCGTCACCTCGGTGACCTCCGGCGCCGGCACCGGAAAGCTCTGA